A genomic window from Quercus lobata isolate SW786 chromosome 10, ValleyOak3.0 Primary Assembly, whole genome shotgun sequence includes:
- the LOC115964785 gene encoding probable inorganic phosphate transporter 1-9 — MGLFTDAYDLFCIPPIMQLIGRVYFENEPESREYQIQPAVLSTLLGIALLGTVIGQLVFDVPISQFVEENPPPLHPPSYPLLSKQFFRRHGRVLFSCSASWFLVDIFFYSSNLFQSQIYNQYVPKADKVNAYQDAFNIAKPQAIVAICSTIPGYWVTVCFIDRIGRVKIQQISFFSMAIVYLAIGIPYYIYWDDNTNIGFMILYGLKFFSSNFGPNTTTFIVPVELFPTRFRTTCHGISGAVGKVGAIIGSVGFLWASHDHKEEGYPKAIRMTASLVISGVVCILGLLVTTFFTRETMRRSLEENENDN; from the exons ATGGGCCTCTTCACGGATGCATACGATCTCTTCTGTATCCCTCCAATTATGCAACTCATCGGACGGGTTTACTTCGAGAATGAGCCAGAGTCCAGAGAGTACCAAATCCAACCAGCTGTTTTGTCAACTTTGTTGGGCATAGCTCTTTTGGGCACGGTGATAGGTCAACTGGTGTTTG ATGTTCCAATAAGCCAGTTTGTAGAAGAAAATCCACCACCACTACATCCACCATCCTATCCCCTTCTGTCAAAGCAATTCTTTCGTCGCCATGGCCGTGTTCTATTCTCTTGTTCCGCTTCGTGGTTTCTTGttgatattttcttttacaGTAGCAATCTCTTCCAATCTCAGATATACAACCAATATGTGCCAAAGGCAGATAAAGTCAATGCCTATCAAGATGCTTTCAATATAGCAAAACCACAAGCAATTGTAGCAATATGTTCCACAATTCCAGGCTACTGGGTCACTGTTTGCTTCATTGATCGTATTGGAAGAGtcaaaatccaacaaattagttttttttccATGGCAATTGTCTATTTAGCAATTGGGATACCCTATTACATATATTGGGACGACAACACAAATATAGGATTCATGATCCTATATGGGCTCAAATTTTTCTCCTCCAATTTTGGTCCAAACACTACCACTTTTATTGTGCCTGTAGAACTTTTTCCAACTAGATTTAGAACAACATGTCATGGCATTTCTGGTGCTGTTGGGAAAGTGGGGGCAATTATTGGATCTGTTGGATTTTTGTGGGCTTCGCATGACCATAAAGAGGAAGGTTACCCCAAAGCAATTAGAATGACAGCCTCTTTGGTTATTTCGGGTGTAGTATGTATTTTGGGATTGTTGGTAACGACCTTTTTCACACGGGAAACAATGAGGAGATCGTTAGAGGAGAATGAGAATGATAATTAG
- the LOC115964786 gene encoding uncharacterized protein LOC115964786, with product MPPRVTSPEEEEEADVDGAERDGGAAESNYQDLNCASLRLTFLNKKIVMFDEMALVVGKDMATRGFSKGIDDIGVEALDDSPPLIDANVDDISKKKQVIPHMWPQMKQENISENQLNFGNLYEKAMKMDGFEENMFAFAFDHLNGDEKQARSFMLKNDKLRRQWL from the exons ATGCCTCCTAGAGTCACATCGCccgaagaagaggaagaagcggatgtggatggagcagaacggGATGGAGGAGCTGCTGAATCAAACTATCAAGACCTAAACTGCGCCTcactacgtttaacg tTTCTAAACAAGAAAATTGTGATGTTTGATGAGATGGCTTTGGTTGTGGGTAAGGATATGGCTACACGAGGTTTTTCTAAGGGAATTGATGATATAGGTGTAGAAGCATTGGATGACTCACCTCCGCTTATTGACGCTAATGTTGATGACATATCCAAAAAGAAGCAAGTTATACCTCACATGTGGCCTCAAATGAAACAAG AAAATATTTCTGAAAATCAACTAAATTTTGGTAATCTTTATGAAAAAGCTATGAAGATGGACGGGTTTGAGGAAAATATGTTTGCATTTGCATTTGACCATTTGAATGGGGATGAAAAACAAGCAAGGTCATTCATGTTGAAAAATGACAAGCTCCGTAGACAATGGTTGTAA